The following coding sequences are from one Deinococcus arcticus window:
- a CDS encoding pyroglutamyl-peptidase I, whose product MPTLLLTGFEPFHTHPDNPSARAARELHGLQVGSYRIESALLPVEPHAAGAQVAGLLDRVRPQAVLLTGLAAGRPQVTLERVAVNVMDFAIPDNAGHTYRDQPAGPAGAPAAYLSTWPLRATLAAWRAAGIPGHISNTAGLYVCNFVLYRALHHLATGGRGGIPCAFVHVPANPAVALAWPEDRPPLPYLPDAEIVRAVRVAAEALALGEGT is encoded by the coding sequence GTGCCCACCCTTTTGCTGACGGGCTTTGAGCCCTTTCACACCCACCCGGACAACCCCAGTGCCCGCGCGGCGCGTGAGCTGCATGGCCTTCAGGTGGGCAGCTATCGCATTGAATCGGCGCTGTTGCCGGTCGAGCCACACGCGGCCGGCGCGCAGGTGGCCGGCCTGCTGGACCGCGTGCGCCCCCAGGCCGTGCTGCTGACCGGGCTGGCGGCCGGGCGGCCCCAGGTGACCCTGGAACGGGTGGCGGTGAACGTCATGGATTTCGCCATTCCCGACAACGCCGGGCACACCTACCGTGACCAGCCGGCCGGGCCCGCCGGGGCGCCCGCCGCCTATCTGAGCACATGGCCGCTGCGCGCCACCCTGGCCGCGTGGCGCGCAGCCGGCATTCCGGGCCACATCTCCAACACGGCGGGCCTGTACGTGTGCAACTTTGTGCTGTACCGCGCGCTGCACCATCTGGCGACAGGCGGGCGCGGAGGGATTCCGTGCGCGTTTGTGCATGTGCCGGCCAACCCGGCCGTGGCCCTGGCGTGGCCGGAGGACCGCCCGCCCCTGCCCTACCTGCCCGACGCCGAGATTGTGCGGGCTGTGCGGGTGGCGGCCGAAGCCCTTGCCCTGGGTGAGGGGACCTGA